Proteins from a genomic interval of Brachybacterium vulturis:
- a CDS encoding ubiquinol-cytochrome c reductase iron-sulfur subunit — protein sequence MERPCLSRRHALLFPATAAGLGGLAACAPEDEGFGTSGPLRAEDGTIPLTEIPENASTMVNFGGQQPFVLIVRGAGDDLAAYSGYCTHNGCALSQEESVLDCPCHGSRFDAETGEVLRGPATRHLPEVEVVVEGDVVHRVR from the coding sequence ATGGAACGCCCGTGCCTCTCCCGTCGTCATGCCCTCCTGTTCCCTGCCACCGCCGCAGGACTCGGCGGGCTCGCGGCCTGCGCCCCCGAGGACGAGGGCTTCGGCACCTCCGGGCCGCTGCGCGCGGAGGACGGCACGATCCCGCTCACCGAGATCCCCGAGAACGCGAGCACCATGGTGAACTTCGGCGGCCAGCAGCCGTTCGTGCTGATCGTCCGCGGTGCCGGCGATGATCTCGCCGCCTACTCCGGCTACTGCACCCACAACGGCTGCGCCCTGAGCCAGGAGGAGAGCGTGCTCGACTGCCCGTGCCACGGCTCGCGCTTCGACGCCGAGACCGGAGAGGTGCTGCGGGGCCCCGCCACCCGTCATCTGCCCGAGGTCGAGGTCGTCGTCGAGGGCGACGTCGTCCATCGGGTGCGGTGA
- a CDS encoding MFS transporter, with the protein MTTPAARSPSGDPRTPGQVLRGLVPSVYAPTLLEFVGLAALMPVIPLLARELGFSVPQAAALTTIFGLTSFLGPIPAGRLIAGIGARRALKVTGMLLVVSNLAAYLVIGPALGGAAVTLHHRLALVGLLLVMALSMQVWQLGRQTYLGTALPPSMRARGMTLFGGVIRIGQVIGPLLGAAVMALGSMAGVFLLFAVSAAAGTVMITVFLPPGETGPEPAVPRERRRRPSPAKIRLDRAVLGRMAAVGAGIAPVMMARVNRPVIVPLLGDALGLDPVWISIVFGASAVLEILLVLPAGTLMDRYGRAAVAVPCALLMGLGFLLLGLLGTVLAAGGTVAALVALMVPTLLIGLGNGLGSGIVMTLGIDVSPVHGRTRYLAWWNTMLGSGRLAAPLIVTGITLFAPVAVAGAATGAVCIAGGLWLTRILPRVTPSGSTRGR; encoded by the coding sequence GTGACCACCCCCGCAGCGCGCTCCCCGTCCGGGGACCCGCGCACCCCGGGCCAGGTGCTGCGCGGCCTGGTGCCCTCCGTCTACGCCCCGACCCTGCTGGAGTTCGTGGGCCTGGCGGCGCTGATGCCGGTGATCCCGCTGCTCGCCCGGGAACTCGGATTCTCGGTGCCGCAGGCCGCGGCGCTGACCACCATCTTCGGACTGACCTCCTTCCTGGGGCCGATCCCCGCGGGGCGGCTGATCGCCGGGATCGGGGCGCGACGGGCCCTGAAGGTCACGGGGATGCTGCTGGTGGTCTCCAACCTCGCTGCCTACCTGGTCATCGGACCGGCGCTCGGCGGCGCTGCCGTCACCCTCCACCACCGGCTCGCCCTGGTGGGGCTGCTGCTGGTGATGGCGCTGAGCATGCAGGTGTGGCAGCTGGGGCGGCAGACCTACCTGGGCACCGCGCTGCCACCGTCGATGCGGGCCCGCGGCATGACGCTGTTCGGCGGCGTGATCCGCATCGGCCAGGTGATCGGCCCCCTGCTCGGCGCGGCGGTGATGGCACTGGGCTCGATGGCCGGGGTGTTCCTGCTGTTCGCCGTCAGCGCCGCCGCCGGCACGGTGATGATCACCGTGTTCCTGCCCCCGGGGGAGACCGGTCCCGAGCCCGCCGTGCCGCGCGAGAGGCGGCGTCGACCCAGCCCCGCCAAGATCCGCCTGGACCGGGCGGTGCTGGGACGGATGGCCGCCGTGGGGGCGGGCATCGCCCCGGTGATGATGGCCCGGGTGAACCGCCCGGTGATCGTGCCCCTGCTCGGGGACGCCCTGGGCCTGGATCCGGTGTGGATCTCGATCGTGTTCGGGGCCAGCGCCGTGCTGGAGATCCTCCTGGTCCTGCCCGCCGGCACGCTCATGGACCGGTACGGACGCGCCGCCGTGGCCGTCCCCTGTGCGCTGCTGATGGGCCTGGGATTCCTGCTGCTGGGGCTGCTCGGCACGGTGCTGGCCGCCGGGGGCACCGTGGCCGCACTGGTCGCGCTGATGGTCCCCACCCTGCTGATCGGGCTGGGCAACGGCCTGGGATCGGGGATCGTGATGACCCTCGGCATCGACGTCTCCCCGGTGCACGGACGCACCCGGTACCTCGCCTGGTGGAACACCATGCTGGGCTCGGGCAGGCTCGCCGCACCGCTGATCGTCACCGGGATCACGCTGTTCGCGCCGGTCGCGGTGGCCGGGGCGGCCACCGGTGCCGTCTGCATCGCGGGCGGGCTGTGGTTGACACGCATACTGCCCCGCGTCACCCCCTCCGGGAGCACCCGGGGGAGGTGA
- a CDS encoding PLP-dependent aminotransferase family protein: protein MTPSAPQAPLQHPFRFPVAARYAGMESSPLKDIFALAALDGVISFAGGIPDPELFALEDVTAAYDWVLTHQGHRALQYGVSEGEAELREQAARRLSRDLPTDASQIRVTSGSQEGLFVVAQALLEPGDVVLVESPTYLAAVQAFSVHGARIIGVDTDDDGVIPEALEEALRTHHPRMVYLIPTFQNPTGRTMPVARRQAVAEVLQRTDVPLIEDDPYGALSFSGHTWAPIAALPGMGARTILLNSMSKLMSPGVRIGWMRAEGPVLDTLAVAKAAISMQSSVVDQLTVARYLATADLDAHVARVSAVYRERRDAMAAAIAPVLPDGAHVTHPEGGMFLWAALGEGFDAQAMLADAVAAGVAYLPGWSFFADHADRSTMRLSFVTHSPAVIGTAIGRLGEVIAAHPRR, encoded by the coding sequence ATGACGCCGTCCGCCCCCCAGGCCCCCCTGCAGCATCCCTTCCGCTTCCCCGTCGCCGCCCGGTACGCGGGGATGGAGTCCTCACCGCTGAAGGACATCTTCGCCCTCGCCGCCCTCGACGGCGTGATCTCCTTCGCCGGCGGGATCCCGGACCCGGAGCTCTTCGCGCTGGAGGACGTCACCGCGGCCTACGACTGGGTGCTCACCCATCAGGGCCACCGCGCCCTGCAGTACGGGGTCAGCGAGGGCGAGGCGGAGCTGCGTGAGCAGGCCGCGCGCCGTCTCTCCCGCGACCTGCCCACGGACGCCTCCCAGATCCGGGTGACCTCCGGCTCCCAGGAAGGGCTGTTCGTCGTGGCCCAGGCGCTGCTGGAGCCCGGCGACGTGGTGCTGGTGGAGTCGCCCACCTATCTCGCGGCGGTGCAGGCGTTCTCCGTGCACGGTGCCCGCATCATCGGGGTGGACACCGACGACGACGGCGTGATCCCCGAGGCCCTCGAGGAGGCGCTGCGCACCCATCACCCGCGGATGGTCTATCTGATCCCCACCTTCCAGAACCCCACCGGGCGCACCATGCCCGTGGCGCGCCGGCAGGCAGTGGCCGAGGTGCTGCAGCGCACCGATGTGCCGCTGATCGAGGACGACCCCTACGGCGCCCTGTCCTTCTCGGGGCACACCTGGGCACCGATCGCCGCGCTGCCGGGGATGGGTGCGCGCACGATCCTGTTGAACTCGATGAGCAAGCTGATGAGCCCCGGGGTGCGGATCGGGTGGATGCGCGCCGAGGGACCGGTCCTGGACACCCTCGCGGTCGCCAAGGCCGCGATCTCCATGCAGTCCTCGGTGGTGGACCAGCTGACCGTCGCCCGCTATCTGGCGACCGCGGATCTGGATGCCCATGTGGCGCGGGTGAGCGCGGTCTATCGCGAGCGCCGTGACGCGATGGCGGCCGCGATCGCGCCGGTGCTGCCCGACGGGGCGCACGTCACCCATCCCGAGGGCGGGATGTTCCTGTGGGCCGCGCTCGGCGAGGGCTTCGACGCCCAGGCCATGCTCGCCGATGCGGTCGCGGCCGGGGTCGCCTACCTGCCGGGCTGGTCGTTCTTCGCCGATCACGCGGACCGCTCGACGATGCGCCTGAGCTTCGTCACCCACTCCCCCGCCGTCATCGGGACGGCCATCGGGCGGCTGGGCGAGGTCATCGCCGCTCACCCCCGCCGCTGA
- the def gene encoding peptide deformylase codes for MSVRPITIVGHRALSQRTRRVREVTDDLRTLVADMFETNDAASGAGLAAPQVGSRWRLFIVSCEDAGGTLRRGVVLNPVLQRFGGIALDEETLEGCLSVPGEGFPTARHRGARVTGTDLEGAEVVLEDEGGVLARALQHEVDHLDGSLYLDRLTPARRREALDAVTDRGWRARGTLTWDPREVDAADV; via the coding sequence ATGAGCGTCCGCCCGATCACCATCGTCGGCCACCGTGCCCTCTCCCAGCGCACACGACGGGTCCGCGAGGTCACCGATGACCTCCGCACCCTGGTGGCGGACATGTTCGAGACCAATGACGCCGCCTCCGGAGCCGGTCTCGCCGCCCCCCAGGTCGGCTCGCGCTGGCGCCTGTTCATCGTCTCGTGCGAGGACGCGGGCGGCACGCTGCGGCGCGGCGTGGTGCTCAATCCGGTGCTGCAGCGCTTCGGCGGCATCGCCCTGGACGAGGAGACCCTCGAGGGCTGCCTGTCCGTGCCCGGTGAGGGCTTCCCCACCGCCAGACATCGCGGGGCCCGGGTCACCGGCACCGACCTCGAGGGGGCCGAGGTCGTCCTCGAGGACGAGGGCGGGGTCCTGGCCCGTGCCCTCCAGCACGAGGTCGACCACCTCGACGGCTCGCTCTACCTCGACCGCCTCACCCCGGCCCGCAGGCGCGAGGCCCTGGACGCGGTGACGGACCGCGGCTGGCGCGCCCGCGGAACTCTCACCTGGGACCCCCGCGAGGTGGACGCCGCGGACGTCTGA
- a CDS encoding HAD family hydrolase, producing MTGVTAEQSFRPAGFTAHLFDLDGVITPTAEVHMRAWARMFEEFLASRGVAEPYTDADYFAHVDGRPRYDGVRALLASRGITPPEGEDSDPGDQPAGSETVRGLGNRKNDLVLALLRAGGVAPYPGTVAFLDALPGGARLAIVSSSRNAEEVLTAAGLLDRFEHIVDGNVAAREGLSGKPAPDTFLHAAQLLGVEPARAVVYEDAVSGVRAGAAGDFGAVIGVDRGAGAEELTAAGATLVVADLEEIA from the coding sequence ATGACGGGTGTGACTGCAGAGCAATCTTTCCGACCTGCCGGGTTCACGGCCCACCTCTTCGATCTGGACGGGGTCATCACCCCGACGGCCGAGGTGCACATGCGCGCCTGGGCCCGCATGTTCGAGGAGTTCCTCGCCTCCCGGGGCGTCGCGGAGCCGTACACCGATGCGGACTACTTCGCCCATGTCGACGGGCGCCCCCGCTACGACGGGGTCCGTGCCCTCCTCGCCTCCCGCGGGATCACCCCGCCCGAGGGCGAGGACTCCGACCCCGGGGACCAGCCCGCCGGCTCGGAGACGGTGCGCGGCCTCGGCAATCGCAAGAACGATCTGGTCCTCGCGCTGCTGCGCGCCGGGGGCGTCGCGCCCTATCCGGGCACGGTCGCCTTCCTCGACGCCCTGCCCGGCGGAGCGCGCCTGGCCATCGTCTCCTCCTCCCGCAACGCCGAGGAGGTGCTGACCGCCGCCGGTCTGCTGGACCGCTTCGAGCACATCGTCGACGGCAACGTCGCCGCCCGGGAGGGGCTGTCCGGCAAGCCCGCTCCCGACACGTTCCTGCACGCCGCGCAGCTGCTCGGCGTCGAGCCCGCACGGGCCGTGGTCTATGAGGACGCCGTCTCCGGGGTCCGCGCCGGCGCTGCCGGCGACTTCGGCGCCGTGATCGGTGTGGACCGGGGCGCCGGTGCCGAGGAGCTCACCGCCGCCGGCGCCACCCTGGTCGTCGCCGATCTGGAGGAGATCGCATGA
- a CDS encoding glycoside hydrolase family 65 protein produces MSRRRVLPVDPVDRTQLPLDEWRLVESRPHDDLGLAETLFTTANGYLGMRGTPEEGRDAERHGTFLNGFHETWTINHAESAFGFARTGQTMVTVPDSSVLKLYVDDEPLLLSIADLEEYERWIDFREGVLRRELIWRTPAGKRVRVSSSRMVSFPQRHLALMTLRVEMLDGAAPIAISSQIINREDFRDDFGAGLEGGPLTDKADPRQTTDFTHRVLEPLQNWHSARRMLLGYRVANSGMTLAVGADHEVESEAEVEQLVDTSEDKGRQVVRAHLEQGQSLTVRKAVTYHSSRSVPHRELFDRCRRTLDRVRSTGFEAQFREQREYLEDFWRTSDVELPGQPAAQQATRWCLFQIAQAAARSDQWGIPAKGVTGSGYEGHYFWDSEIYVVPFLTFTQPRWARNALRFRTNLLPKARERARELNQRGALFPWRTINGDEASAYYAAGTAQYHIDADVAYAFAQYVDVTGDLDFQHRDGVRVLVETARMWADLGFWRLRADGTSSFHINGVTGPDEYTTVVNNNMFTNVMARYNLRRAALAVNDLRTADESAYATMRIELDLDELELEQWTACADGMHVAKDESLGIHLQEDRFLEREIWDLSSTPEEAFPLLLNFHPLVIYRFQVIKQADVVLALFLRGSEFTAEEKRANFEYYDPITTGDSSLSAVVQSIMAAEVGHQRAAQDYFRTGLFVDLANLHHNTADGVHIASAGGVWNALVHGFGGMRHDEGRISFDPRLPVDWPELGFPLTVHGSRFRVRLVREEISFTLETGDEIEVTVRGQTVLVTADGVSVALADQGPLLDDSVLDRPVGLGDERADGSIMTSYVPTDPEDPWEYPVASDPDDIIEQS; encoded by the coding sequence ATGAGCCGCCGCCGCGTGCTGCCCGTCGACCCCGTCGACCGCACCCAGCTGCCGCTGGACGAGTGGCGCCTGGTCGAATCCCGCCCCCACGACGACCTGGGCCTGGCGGAGACCCTCTTCACGACCGCCAACGGCTATCTCGGCATGCGCGGCACCCCGGAGGAGGGCCGCGACGCGGAACGCCATGGCACCTTCCTCAACGGCTTCCACGAGACCTGGACCATCAACCACGCCGAATCCGCCTTCGGCTTCGCCCGCACCGGGCAGACGATGGTCACGGTGCCCGACTCCTCCGTGCTGAAGCTGTACGTGGACGACGAGCCGCTGCTGCTGTCGATCGCGGACCTCGAGGAGTACGAGCGCTGGATCGACTTCCGCGAGGGAGTGCTGCGCCGCGAGCTGATCTGGCGCACCCCCGCCGGGAAGCGGGTCCGGGTGAGCTCCTCCCGCATGGTCTCCTTCCCGCAGCGGCATCTGGCACTGATGACCCTGCGGGTGGAGATGCTGGACGGCGCCGCCCCGATCGCGATCTCCTCCCAGATCATCAATCGGGAGGATTTCCGCGACGACTTCGGGGCGGGGCTCGAGGGCGGCCCGCTCACCGACAAGGCCGACCCGCGGCAGACCACAGATTTCACCCATCGCGTGCTCGAGCCGCTGCAGAACTGGCACAGCGCGCGACGGATGCTGCTGGGCTACCGGGTGGCGAACTCCGGGATGACGCTCGCCGTCGGCGCCGATCACGAGGTGGAGTCCGAGGCCGAGGTGGAGCAGCTGGTGGACACCAGCGAGGACAAGGGGCGCCAGGTGGTCCGCGCCCATCTCGAGCAGGGCCAGTCGCTGACCGTCCGCAAGGCGGTGACCTACCACTCCTCCCGCTCGGTCCCCCACCGCGAGCTGTTCGACCGCTGTCGCCGCACCCTGGACCGGGTGCGCAGCACCGGGTTCGAGGCCCAGTTCCGTGAACAGCGGGAGTACCTCGAGGACTTCTGGCGCACCTCGGACGTCGAGCTGCCCGGCCAGCCGGCGGCCCAGCAGGCCACCCGGTGGTGCCTGTTCCAGATCGCCCAGGCCGCGGCCCGTTCGGACCAGTGGGGCATCCCCGCCAAGGGCGTGACCGGTTCGGGGTACGAGGGGCACTACTTCTGGGACAGCGAGATCTACGTGGTCCCGTTCCTGACGTTCACGCAGCCGCGCTGGGCCCGCAACGCGCTGCGCTTCCGCACGAACCTGCTGCCCAAGGCCCGGGAACGGGCGCGCGAGCTCAATCAGCGCGGGGCGCTGTTCCCCTGGCGCACCATCAACGGCGACGAGGCCTCGGCCTACTACGCCGCCGGCACCGCGCAGTACCACATCGACGCCGACGTGGCCTACGCCTTCGCGCAGTACGTGGACGTCACCGGTGATCTCGACTTCCAGCACCGCGACGGCGTACGGGTGCTGGTGGAGACCGCCCGGATGTGGGCCGATCTCGGGTTCTGGCGGCTGCGGGCCGATGGCACCTCGAGCTTCCACATCAACGGGGTGACCGGCCCGGACGAGTACACCACCGTGGTGAACAACAACATGTTCACCAATGTCATGGCCCGCTACAACCTGCGCCGCGCCGCGCTCGCGGTCAACGATCTGCGCACGGCCGACGAGAGCGCGTATGCGACGATGCGGATCGAGCTCGACCTGGACGAGCTGGAGCTGGAGCAGTGGACGGCCTGCGCGGACGGCATGCATGTGGCCAAGGACGAGTCGCTCGGGATCCACCTCCAGGAGGACCGGTTCCTCGAGCGGGAGATCTGGGACCTCTCCAGCACCCCGGAGGAGGCCTTCCCGCTGCTGCTGAACTTCCATCCGCTGGTGATCTACCGCTTCCAGGTGATCAAGCAGGCGGACGTGGTGCTCGCCCTGTTCCTGCGCGGCAGCGAGTTCACGGCGGAGGAGAAGCGCGCGAACTTCGAGTACTACGACCCGATCACCACCGGGGACTCCTCGCTCTCGGCGGTGGTGCAGTCGATCATGGCCGCCGAGGTCGGGCACCAGCGGGCCGCACAGGACTATTTCCGCACCGGGCTCTTCGTGGACCTGGCCAATCTGCACCACAACACCGCCGACGGAGTGCACATCGCCTCCGCCGGCGGGGTCTGGAACGCCCTGGTGCACGGCTTCGGGGGGATGCGGCACGACGAGGGCCGGATCTCCTTCGACCCGCGTCTGCCCGTCGACTGGCCCGAGCTGGGCTTCCCGCTCACCGTGCACGGCTCCCGGTTCCGGGTGCGCCTGGTGCGGGAGGAGATCTCCTTCACCCTCGAGACCGGTGACGAGATCGAGGTCACCGTGCGCGGTCAGACGGTGCTGGTCACCGCGGACGGCGTCTCGGTCGCCCTCGCGGACCAGGGCCCGCTGCTGGACGATTCGGTGCTGGACAGGCCCGTCGGCCTGGGGGACGAGCGTGCTGACGGCTCGATCATGACCTCCTACGTCCCCACCGACCCCGAGGACCCCTGGGAGTATCCCGTCGCCAGCGACCCCGATGACATCATCGAACAGAGCTGA
- a CDS encoding ABC transporter ATP-binding protein has translation MAPAAALPAPERAIVRFDDVGVVRDDQVLLLGATGSVQTGEILALTGANGSGKTTLLRVLAGLLAPTAGTVRIAGGAPDDRDRRFRTALGALIGPPQTARDLTVAEHLRFIAATWGMPAPAAAQRAQELLEELEIVPLGRRFPHELSSGQTQLVSLALTFARPAQVLLLDEPEQRLDAQRLELVIGALRARVDAGAAMVLATHSPRLLEALADVRLHLEEAS, from the coding sequence ATGGCCCCTGCTGCAGCACTCCCGGCTCCCGAGCGCGCTATCGTCCGTTTCGACGACGTCGGCGTCGTGCGCGACGACCAGGTGCTCCTGCTCGGGGCCACCGGCAGCGTGCAGACGGGAGAGATCCTGGCCCTCACCGGCGCCAACGGCTCCGGGAAGACCACCCTGCTGCGGGTGCTCGCCGGACTGCTCGCCCCCACCGCGGGCACCGTGCGCATCGCCGGGGGAGCCCCCGACGACCGCGACCGCCGCTTCCGCACCGCGCTCGGCGCCCTGATCGGCCCGCCGCAGACGGCCCGCGACCTCACCGTCGCCGAGCATCTGCGGTTCATCGCCGCCACCTGGGGCATGCCCGCCCCGGCCGCGGCCCAGCGGGCCCAGGAGCTGCTCGAGGAACTCGAGATCGTGCCGCTCGGCCGCCGCTTCCCGCACGAGCTCTCCAGCGGCCAGACGCAGCTGGTCTCCCTCGCCCTCACCTTCGCCCGCCCGGCTCAGGTGCTGCTGCTGGACGAGCCCGAGCAGCGCCTGGACGCACAGCGCCTGGAGCTGGTGATCGGTGCCCTCCGCGCCCGCGTCGACGCGGGCGCCGCGATGGTGCTGGCCACCCACAGCCCGCGACTGCTCGAGGCGCTCGCCGACGTCCGCCTGCACCTGGAGGAGGCCTCGTGA
- a CDS encoding SRPBCC domain-containing protein, which produces MTVTESLPVVDAVRRSLEIDEQVPLATRGPGGPGRVRAVLTLTTNIALAPARLWPLLTAPRELAGWFGPIDGELREGGRFRAPGGAGGRILQVQEPHRLGLTWEQPAGEDPLLLRLDPEDDGTTLLALHHTALLDAEEFARTGPGALALGWEIALLALAAHTDGWHATCLEPVPVPTPEWLHGPQGARYVRAWAVRWAAEAVAAGVDEATARRGESETVRRHLGR; this is translated from the coding sequence ATGACTGTCACGGAGTCGCTGCCCGTGGTGGATGCGGTGCGACGTTCGCTCGAGATCGACGAGCAGGTCCCCCTCGCCACGAGGGGCCCTGGAGGGCCCGGCCGGGTACGGGCGGTCCTCACCCTCACCACGAACATCGCCCTGGCGCCGGCCCGTCTGTGGCCGCTGCTCACCGCGCCGCGCGAGCTCGCCGGCTGGTTCGGTCCGATCGACGGCGAGCTTCGCGAGGGCGGCCGGTTCCGGGCGCCGGGAGGCGCCGGTGGCCGCATCCTCCAGGTGCAGGAGCCGCACCGTCTCGGTCTGACCTGGGAGCAGCCGGCGGGGGAGGATCCGCTGCTGCTCCGGCTCGACCCGGAGGACGACGGCACCACGCTGCTGGCCCTGCACCACACGGCGCTGCTCGACGCCGAGGAGTTCGCCCGCACGGGACCGGGAGCCCTCGCCCTCGGCTGGGAGATCGCGCTGCTGGCACTGGCCGCGCACACCGACGGCTGGCATGCCACCTGCCTGGAGCCGGTGCCCGTGCCGACCCCGGAGTGGCTGCACGGGCCGCAGGGTGCGAGATACGTACGGGCCTGGGCGGTGCGCTGGGCGGCGGAGGCCGTTGCGGCCGGGGTCGACGAGGCCACCGCCCGTCGCGGCGAGAGCGAGACCGTCCGGCGCCACCTGGGTCGCTGA
- a CDS encoding CarD family transcriptional regulator, producing the protein MPVATAPVDSSAPKIDDVLTHPVHGPVRIVSLRSRTVRGTEREYVDLVVIDDEMQISVPSDGKDVIGLRALLEEAEIVTLLEQLGEPIPAPEKKASWAHRIKSLQMQLQTGRLTDRIEVIRSIMRDSGGTPSSLAERNLLKQAIDPLASEIAIARSVAREDAQLLLQSTAENALESAAA; encoded by the coding sequence TTGCCCGTCGCCACTGCGCCCGTCGACAGCTCCGCTCCGAAGATCGACGACGTGCTCACCCACCCCGTCCACGGGCCGGTGCGCATCGTCTCCCTGCGTTCCCGGACGGTGCGCGGCACCGAGCGGGAGTACGTCGACCTGGTGGTCATCGATGACGAGATGCAGATCTCGGTGCCCTCCGACGGCAAGGACGTCATCGGACTGCGCGCCCTGCTCGAGGAGGCCGAGATCGTCACTCTGCTCGAGCAGCTCGGGGAGCCGATCCCCGCCCCGGAGAAGAAGGCCTCCTGGGCCCACCGCATCAAGTCCCTGCAGATGCAGCTGCAGACGGGGCGCCTCACCGATCGCATCGAGGTCATCCGCTCGATCATGCGCGACTCGGGTGGCACTCCGTCGAGCCTCGCCGAGCGCAACCTGCTCAAGCAGGCCATCGACCCGCTGGCCTCCGAGATCGCCATCGCCCGCTCCGTCGCCCGCGAGGACGCCCAGCTGCTCCTGCAGAGCACCGCCGAGAACGCCCTCGAGTCCGCCGCCGCCTGA
- a CDS encoding YihY/virulence factor BrkB family protein yields the protein MTASRPRRSTSEVEIPRPRLSILHVLNRVRMRLLDIQVWDVAGTMTFYLLLSLFPGAVAAVSVMSLIGVEMDTLRALSEMITEIFPTLDPRPFLRAIETVSTTSGGVLGLLLGTAGSLLSASNGVAAFHRALHRVFDTREGRPFLWFRTIVFGETMLIVSVVLLAVGMIIMGGEASQRIGEFIGIPQIAFAAWNLVKWPILLVILIIGVSLAYYLFPNVRLPRYRLMTLGSTLSVLVLFGAALVAGQLLVYATRFAEILTALNGLIAILILLWLANIVVITGAALDAEFLRARQIASGLDAWDHIVLEPHASHTLDFLAADAAESEQLSRLVADSARSGQPLRRPRGPWIVDARNPLAVNPSARHQLTSTPDTPEDQPGPPSTGAPSA from the coding sequence GTGACAGCATCCCGTCCACGTCGGTCGACGTCGGAGGTCGAGATCCCCCGACCCCGGCTGAGCATCCTGCACGTCCTGAACCGCGTGCGGATGCGGCTGCTGGACATCCAGGTGTGGGACGTGGCCGGGACGATGACCTTCTACCTGCTCCTGTCGCTGTTCCCGGGCGCCGTCGCCGCGGTCTCGGTGATGTCGCTGATCGGGGTCGAGATGGACACCCTCCGAGCGCTGTCCGAGATGATCACCGAGATCTTCCCGACCCTGGATCCCCGTCCCTTCCTCCGGGCGATCGAGACGGTCTCCACCACCAGCGGCGGCGTGCTCGGCCTGCTGCTGGGCACCGCCGGCTCCCTGCTGTCCGCCTCCAACGGGGTCGCCGCCTTCCATCGGGCGCTCCACCGGGTCTTCGACACCCGGGAGGGGCGTCCCTTCCTCTGGTTCCGCACCATCGTGTTCGGCGAGACGATGCTGATCGTGTCGGTGGTCCTGCTGGCGGTCGGCATGATCATCATGGGCGGCGAGGCCTCGCAGCGCATCGGTGAGTTCATCGGGATCCCCCAGATCGCCTTCGCGGCCTGGAACCTCGTGAAATGGCCGATCCTGCTGGTCATCCTGATCATCGGGGTGTCCCTCGCCTACTACCTGTTCCCCAACGTGCGCCTGCCCCGCTATCGGCTGATGACCCTGGGGTCCACCCTCAGCGTGCTGGTGCTGTTCGGCGCCGCACTGGTGGCCGGGCAGCTGCTGGTCTACGCGACCCGCTTCGCGGAGATCCTCACCGCGCTGAACGGCCTGATCGCGATCCTGATCCTGCTGTGGCTGGCGAACATCGTGGTGATCACCGGTGCGGCGCTGGATGCGGAGTTCCTGCGCGCCCGGCAGATCGCCAGCGGCCTCGATGCCTGGGACCACATCGTGCTCGAGCCCCACGCCTCCCACACCCTGGACTTCCTGGCCGCCGACGCCGCCGAGTCCGAGCAGCTGAGCCGACTGGTCGCCGACTCCGCCCGCAGCGGGCAGCCGCTGCGGCGTCCGCGCGGGCCCTGGATCGTCGACGCCCGCAACCCGCTCGCAGTGAACCCCTCCGCGCGCCATCAGCTCACCAGCACCCCCGACACCCCCGAGGACCAGCCCGGTCCGCCCAGCACAGGAGCGCCCTCCGCATGA